Proteins found in one Prosthecochloris aestuarii DSM 271 genomic segment:
- a CDS encoding recombinase family protein, whose product MRLFGYARVSTGQQSLDLQVKTLKAAGVKPYRLFTDTESGSTMHRDGLLALRHKVEEGDVILITKLDRLGRDTADMIQLIKEFDELGVAVRFLDDGISTEGAMGTMVVTILSAVAQAERQRILERTNEGRMEAKAKGVQFGRKRSIDRKKVLALKEQGLGATDIARQMNIGRSTVYVILQDEKKRTMQRGKLSGGT is encoded by the coding sequence ATGAGACTTTTCGGATATGCCAGGGTGTCCACCGGGCAGCAATCACTTGACCTGCAGGTCAAGACATTGAAAGCTGCCGGTGTGAAACCGTATCGGTTATTCACGGACACGGAATCCGGTAGCACTATGCATCGTGATGGGCTGCTGGCATTGCGTCACAAAGTCGAAGAGGGAGATGTCATCCTGATCACGAAGCTCGACCGGCTTGGCCGTGACACGGCGGACATGATCCAGCTGATCAAGGAATTTGATGAGCTGGGTGTGGCGGTCCGGTTTCTCGACGATGGGATCAGCACCGAAGGGGCGATGGGGACGATGGTGGTGACAATTCTTTCAGCTGTTGCCCAGGCAGAGCGGCAGCGGATTCTCGAGCGGACCAACGAGGGACGAATGGAGGCGAAAGCTAAGGGTGTTCAGTTCGGGAGAAAACGATCGATTGACCGGAAAAAAGTTCTTGCCTTGAAAGAGCAGGGACTCGGAGCTACCGATATTGCCCGGCAGATGAACATCGGAAGGTCTACCGTGTATGTAATTCTTCAGGATGAAAAGAAGAGAACAATGCAGCGGGGCAAGCTAAGCGGAGGCACTTGA
- the fxsT gene encoding FxSxx-COOH system tetratricopeptide repeat protein → MDQEKKDFFISYTGADQQWAEWIAWQLEKAGYTTVLQAWDFHAGSNFVQDMQTALEKVQRTIAVLSPRYLQSAYARAEWSAVFAEDPTGEKGILIPVRIEPCELKGLHKAIVYIDLVRKERKNAQAFLLKELQHVLEKSSRKPKQEPGYPGEFKPEPRYPGSLPDVWNIPRRNPNFTGRDQLLQDLHASLTDGNHTALTQQALHGLGGIGKSQLAIEYAYRYSTSYAHAWWIRAEEDASIITDYAALATALQLPEKDAEEQKVIIEAVRRWLNTHHGWLLVFDNVRDAASIRHYLPDGTGGHVLITSRNPDWRTIGRPLQVTVWERDESIAFLKQRTGQDQQENSDANELADELGDLPLALEQAAAFIEKRHITISEYLNLYRTRRKDLLDRTTPSDDYPDTIATTWVMAFEAIRDVPLASDLLFFSSIIAPDAIPKDLIKQALEQRVDDQDHEEQSIDELDFHDAIDALCSYSLISPDTDTFSIHRLVQAITQDRMGPEAIAHYRKEMLQSLLALFPEDAHNTPSCWRLCAELLPHAEKIIEKSDPSVNMATLLNNMGSYYHGRAFYAEAEPLYRRALDIYEKQLGGEHPYVATSLNNLAELFRAQGKYGEAEPLYRRALGIDEKALGLEHPEVATDLNNLALLLDAQGKYGEAEPLYRRALDIYEKQLGGEHPYVATSLNNLAGLLYAQGKYGEAEPLYRRALLIREEQLGGEHPYVATSLNNLAGLLDAQGKYGEAEPLYRRALGICEQSLGASHPNTITMQNNLEVLLEKMKDSGDREKKS, encoded by the coding sequence ATGGATCAGGAAAAAAAGGATTTTTTCATCAGCTACACCGGAGCCGACCAGCAGTGGGCCGAGTGGATCGCCTGGCAGCTTGAAAAGGCTGGATATACAACTGTGCTGCAAGCCTGGGATTTTCATGCAGGTTCCAACTTTGTACAGGACATGCAGACGGCATTGGAAAAGGTACAGCGTACTATTGCTGTTCTTTCGCCACGATATCTGCAATCAGCGTACGCACGGGCTGAATGGTCTGCTGTTTTTGCTGAAGATCCCACAGGAGAAAAAGGAATACTCATTCCTGTTCGCATCGAGCCCTGTGAGCTCAAAGGCCTGCATAAAGCGATTGTCTATATCGACCTGGTTCGGAAAGAGAGAAAAAACGCACAAGCATTTCTGCTTAAGGAACTCCAGCATGTACTTGAAAAAAGCAGTCGCAAACCGAAACAGGAACCAGGCTATCCAGGAGAATTCAAGCCAGAACCGAGATACCCTGGTTCCCTTCCCGATGTCTGGAACATCCCCCGTCGAAACCCGAACTTCACCGGACGTGATCAACTGCTTCAGGATCTTCATGCTTCACTGACTGACGGCAATCATACGGCGCTCACCCAGCAGGCGCTCCATGGGTTGGGAGGTATCGGCAAATCACAGCTGGCAATCGAATACGCGTATCGATACAGTACATCCTATGCTCATGCATGGTGGATACGTGCAGAAGAAGACGCAAGTATCATCACTGATTATGCCGCTCTGGCAACAGCATTGCAGTTGCCGGAAAAAGATGCCGAAGAGCAGAAGGTCATCATCGAAGCCGTACGCAGATGGCTCAATACGCACCATGGCTGGCTTCTGGTTTTCGATAATGTCCGAGATGCAGCAAGTATTCGCCACTATCTGCCGGACGGCACTGGGGGGCATGTGCTCATCACCTCCCGCAATCCTGACTGGAGAACCATCGGCAGGCCGCTGCAGGTAACGGTCTGGGAACGCGATGAATCCATCGCGTTTCTGAAACAGCGAACTGGCCAGGATCAGCAAGAAAACAGCGATGCCAACGAACTGGCTGATGAGCTTGGTGATCTGCCCCTGGCCCTCGAACAGGCCGCCGCCTTTATCGAGAAACGGCATATCACGATAAGCGAGTACCTGAACCTCTATCGCACACGCCGCAAGGATCTTCTGGACAGAACGACGCCCTCTGACGATTATCCCGATACGATCGCTACGACCTGGGTGATGGCGTTCGAGGCCATCAGGGACGTTCCTTTGGCCAGTGACCTGCTGTTCTTCAGCAGCATCATTGCACCCGATGCGATCCCCAAAGATCTGATCAAACAGGCGCTGGAACAGCGTGTTGATGATCAGGACCATGAAGAGCAATCGATCGATGAACTCGATTTTCACGATGCCATCGATGCCCTCTGTTCGTATTCACTGATCAGCCCTGACACCGATACTTTTTCCATCCATCGTCTGGTGCAGGCCATAACCCAGGATAGGATGGGGCCGGAAGCAATAGCTCACTACAGAAAGGAGATGCTCCAGTCCCTTCTGGCCTTGTTTCCCGAAGATGCCCACAACACGCCATCATGCTGGCGGTTATGCGCAGAACTGCTCCCTCATGCGGAAAAGATTATTGAAAAAAGTGATCCATCGGTAAACATGGCAACATTGTTGAACAACATGGGGAGCTACTATCATGGGCGCGCCTTCTATGCGGAAGCAGAGCCGCTGTACCGCCGCGCACTGGATATTTACGAAAAGCAGCTGGGAGGAGAACATCCGTATGTTGCGACGAGCCTGAACAATCTGGCGGAATTGTTTCGGGCGCAGGGAAAGTACGGAGAAGCCGAGCCGCTGTACCGCCGCGCGCTGGGGATTGATGAAAAAGCGTTGGGATTGGAACACCCCGAAGTGGCAACTGATCTGAACAATCTGGCGTTATTGCTGGATGCGCAGGGAAAGTACGGAGAAGCAGAGCCGCTGTACCGCCGCGCACTGGATATTTACGAAAAGCAGCTGGGAGGAGAACATCCGTATGTTGCGACGAGCCTGAACAATCTGGCGGGATTGCTGTATGCGCAGGGAAAGTACGGAGAAGCCGAGCCGCTGTACCGCCGCGCGCTGTTGATCAGGGAAGAGCAGCTGGGAGGAGAACATCCGTATGTTGCGACGAGCCTGAACAATCTGGCGGGATTGCTTGATGCGCAGGGAAAGTACGGAGAAGCCGAGCCGCTGTACCGCCGCGCGCTGGGGATATGTGAGCAGTCATTAGGAGCATCGCATCCGAATACGATCACGATGCAGAACAACCTGGAAGTGCTGCTTGAGAAAATGAAGGATTCGGGTGATAGGGAGAAGAAATCATAG